A part of Dermacentor variabilis isolate Ectoservices chromosome 10, ASM5094787v1, whole genome shotgun sequence genomic DNA contains:
- the Atg4b gene encoding autophagy-related 4b yields MFNGADVLARRTTQTTVPNMPSIFPFCEHAPNSDQIVVRHRRTSSCDDLRFDDDHQQPRECPSSSSSLSSSFGSFAASAPVPTGAAAAKQPPQSPEKVRTKLMSVWNNVRYGWTMRKKANFSDEEAIWLLGVMYHRKIQTKSSTPLWSCTSSMSSQKSWTPMTLSSRPIWGQSEPAAAADEDDGRLASYELFLEDFSSRLWFTYRREFSPIPGTDITSDCGWGCMLRSSQMMLAQALMTHVLGRNWRYRRNRQTEASDYMHRTIVRWFGDRTADASPFSLHKLVQMGHESGKQAGDWYGPSSAAYILKEALEGACQTERLLWDLRIYVAQDCTIYLEDVRALCRGTRPDGTPLWRSPIVLVPVRLGGEHLNATYIPCVKGMLSHPNCIGVIGGRPRHSLYFLGWQGEKVVYLDPHYVQEAVDVGKQDFPLDSFHCSWPRKMSFYKMDPSCTMGFYCKTEEEFERFVKDVKLLAVPMESRHEYPVFLVSEGSCVDHTDTSETDGPDFAHFLQDLRENTDRSHSEEYIIL; encoded by the exons ATGTTCAACGGCGCCGACGTGCTCGCCAGGCGCACGACGCAAACGACGGTGCCCAATATGCCGTCGATATTCCCGTTCTGCGAGCACGCGCCCAACTCCGATCAGATCGTCGTGCGACATCGCCGCACCAGCTCGTGCGACGACCTGAGGTTCGACGACGACCATCAGCAGCCTCGGGAGTGCCCGTCTTCCTCctcgtcgttgtcgtcttcgtTCGGTTCGTTCGCCGCGTCAGCGCCAGTACCAACCGGCGCCGCTGCCGCTAAGCAACCGCCGCAGTCCCCGGAAAAGGTCAGGACGAAGTTAATGTCAGTGTGGAACAACGTTCGCTACGGCTGGACGATGCGCAAGAAGGCCAACTTCAGCGACGAAGAGGCCATCTGGCTCCTGGGCGTCATGTATCACCGCAAGATACAGACGAAGAGTTCGACCCCACTCTGGTCTTGCACGTCGTCTATGTCCTCGCAGAAGTCGTGGACTCCCATGACGCTCTCGTCCAGGCCGATCTGGGGCCAGTCcgagccggcggcggcggcggacgaggACGACGGCAGGCTCGCGAGCTACGAGCTGTTCCTCGAGGACTTTTCGAGCCGCCTGTGGTTCACGTACCGGCGCGAGTTCTCGCCCATCCCAGGCACGGACATCACCTCGGACTGCGGTTGGGGATGCATGCTTCGCAGCAGCCAGATGATGCTCGCGCAAGCTTTAATGACGCACGTCCTTGGCCGCAACTGGCGGTACCGTAGGAACCGCCAGACCGAGGCCTCCGACTACATGCATCGCACCATCGTCAG GTGGTTCGGCGACCGGACGGCCGATGCAAGCCCCTTCTCTTTGCACAAGCTGGTGCAGATGGGTCATGAAAGTGGCAAGCAGGCGGGCGACTGGTATGGTCCGTCCAGTGCCGCCTACATCCTCAAGGAGGCCCTCGAGGGTGCCTGCCAGACGGAGCGCCTGCTGTGGGACCTGCGCATCTACGTTGCGCAGGACTGCACCATCTACCTGGAGGATGTGCGGGCACTCTGCCGGGGCACGAGGCCCGACGGAACACCGCTGTGGCGCTCGCCCATCGTCCTGGTGCCCGTGCGCCTGGGTGGCGAGCACCTGAATGCCACGTACATCCCGTGCGTCAAGGGCATGCTGTCGCATCCCAACTGCATAGGTGTCATTGGTGGTCGCCCGCGCCACTCGCTGTACTTTCTTGGCTGGCAGG GCGAAAAAGTGGTCTACTTGGACCCTCACTATGTTCAAGAAGCAGTTGATGTAGGCAAACAAGATTTTCCTCTTGAC TCCTTTCACTGTTCGTGGCCACGGAAGATGTCTTTCTACAAAATGGACCCAAGTTGCACCATGGGTTTCTACTGCAAAACGGAGGAGGAGTTTGAGCGGTTTGTGAAGGACGTTAAGCTG CTGGCAGTGCCGATGGAGTCGCGGCACGAATACCCCGTCTTCCTTGTCTCCGAAGGGAGCTGCGTGGACCACACAGACACGTCGGAAACCGACGGACCAGACTTTGCCCACTTCCTCCAGGATCTAAGGGAGAACACGGACCGCTCCCACTCGGAAGAGTACATCATACTCTGA